The following DNA comes from Meles meles chromosome 8, mMelMel3.1 paternal haplotype, whole genome shotgun sequence.
GAATGGGTGTTCTTGCTTCTCTTCTAGGGGAGGAGTCTctagcagtgattctcaagtgtcttttccccaGGCAGAGTTGCACCACCCTTGCTAGGTGCCAGGCTAAATAATCTTCTTGGCTTTGCTCTCAGTAGATTGTGTTCCCTGAAATTTTTCCATagctttagaggatgaaaatgaaaatggtgtCCTCCAAATCTCTGGCCTGGAgcagctgagagctcagggccccactccaccatgagtcctcagagaaaagcaatcaatcactcctgtctccctggtctgtGCCTGCTCTCCTTCCTCACCTGGCCTGTGTCTGagtatttctatctctggcatatggccctgtttggagtctccaaacccagcagattcctgcagtgcatTCAAGTGCTGCTCCTCCTGGGAGGTCTCCTCAGATCTGCCCCTTGTGTGTTTCCTGAtaaaagagcagtggcctgactgtgctggggatcacggtttaaggtaaccctgagctgaaagcccactccttgtctctgtctttgcagccaaCTTCCCTGCTCTGATCCCTGGGAGCTCTGCTAACTCAGGTACTCACAGTCTTTTggtgatctgagggtcctgagaccacactgtcccagtgaggtCTCCACCTTTCCCCCACTTAGCCACTAAAGTGACATCCCTCAGCAAAGTCCACTtcttaaagttctgattttgtactcAACTGCTCTATCGTTTGCTGGGAGCCATCTGACAGAGGCTCCCTCTCCCCATAATCTGTCTTCCCAAATATCTCCTCATATTTATTTCTCTGCATGGCctatcttccagaaagtggtaACTTTTCTCTTCATagagttgctgctattctttCTTTCAATCTACTGTTGAGCTGTAGGTATTCAGAacggtttgataactatctagctgaattcctgggactgGACAAGATTCAGGTCTCCTACACCTCCACCgtcttgctcctccccctctgcattttacttctttctgaatTTTGGAATCAGCTTTTCATGAAAAAGTTTGTCAGAATTTTTGTTCTAATTATTAAAtacattgattaatttttaaataatcgaCATCATTCTTATATATGGATCCTCCCTAACCATAATTATGGTACATTCTTTTAACTTGTTACAATATTTTAATGTCAGTTAATAAAATTCTATATTCAATGagggaattctatttttaaggacAGAATAGATAACTCACAGATAAAATAATCCTGAACcgtttattttaaacaaatcacACCGTAGCCCAGAATCATCACTACTGGTTTTTGCTTATGTGGCAGTgatattttcagagatttttgCAAGAAATGAAGCCACAGGTTGTTAATCTGGGGCTCATGGATGGAATTCAACCCAAAGTCCACAAACTCCCCAAAGTcctattaaaaatctttttgtatgcccattgtacatttttccaaaataatctCATAGAAAATCACAgtataaaagtaaaagtaaaaagcaTTGTTCAGTTTCTGTTATAAGCCTTCAGAGTAGGCTGACACATTTTATCAGTGTGTAGAGTTCATGTTTTATCCAACTGGGCACTGAGTTTAACAATTTTGTGACACATTTTTTGTCAAAATGAAGTAAGGGATATAGTTTAATATTTTGCACCAGAGTATTATGTCCTTTTTAATTAAACTATTTCAGGACTGGGACCCATAAACCTGTAGTGAGCCTGTGAAGGAGAGAAAGTGGttcaatacaaagaaataaaaggtaggTAAAACAGATCTAGTGAAAAAGAATCTTTGGATGCAATTTGCCCCTCTGAGGTTGCTGTCCTACTGGGAAGCACTAGAAAGTGGGATGAAGGGATGAAAACTCCTGGATTAGGCTGGAAAGTGAACTGGGAAATTAGGTCAATTACAAGAAGCCACAAATATACTATAATCCAATACAATGGAGCACCCCTTTTCCCAAAGATCTCATCATTGCTCAATGTTGGAGGAAAGGTGCTAAAGGCATTTTCTGAAATTGTCACCTAGAGatctgatatttaaaattatgagcTCACTGATGTCTAAAGACTTAACTGAACTTTCAGGATTCAGCACAAATTTAGTCACTGGGAAGGATGTAAATAATGAGACGGCCCTTGAAGGACAGATAACCTCAATGTTGTTGATACATaccagagatttaaaaattattcttaaggTATACTACTGAAATTGCATTTCAAAATTGACCTAAGAAAGAACATTTCACCTTCTATTTATTCATCCTCTTGCACATAATAAGTGTGAAACTGGGAATTATTATAACTTAATTAATTATTTGTGCAATTATTGTTAGCATATGTCTACTCCAATGAACTTTATCTACTTGTGGgtaagactttatgtattttgcACAATGCTTTCTGTACCCTTAGCACTAATTATGGTGTTTGTATCATAATGAACAATCAATATgtattattgaataaatgaatgacttttaaaataaatcaatagttTTAAAAGTTGACTGCTTCCAGTACATTAATTTTCTCCTCTACATGATCACACCCACAGAAACAATGGGACATGAAAATATCACAGAATTTATCCTCATGGGGCTTTTTAGTGATGAAGATGAAAGGATTGCCTGCTTTGTGGTGTTCTCACTTTGCTACATTGCAATTCTCTCAGGAAACCTCCTAATTCTTCTTACCATCAGTGGCAGCTGCCTACGTGAGCagcccatgtactttttcctgaGCTACCTGTCTTTCATGGACGTCTGCTTCACTTCCACAGTGGCCCCCAAACTGATCACAGATCTTCTGGCCCAGCAGAAGACCATCTCCTACAACAGCTGCATGGCCCAGATGTTTTATGCCCACTTCTTTGGTGCCACTGAGATCTTTATCTTGGTGGCTATGGCCTATGACCGTTATGCAGCCATCTGTAGACCCCTTCACTATATGGTCATCATGAGCAGACAAGTGTGCTATGTCCTTTTGATGGCCTCGATTCTCGGAGCTTTTCTCCATTCAGTCCTGCAGGTATTGATTATTATTGAACTTCCCTTCTGTGGACCCAATCAGATAGATCACTATTTCTGTGATGTTTTCCCCTTGCTGAAGCTGGCCTGCACAGACACTAGCCTGTTGGTTATTGTGATCATTAGCACCACGGGAGTGCTGTCAATTTTGACCTTTGTTGCCTTGGTAATTTCTTACATCATCATTCTGTCCACCCTGAGGACACGCTCATCCCAGAGCTGCCGCAAAGCTCTCTCCACCTGTGGCTCACACATCACTGTTGTGTTCATGTTCTTCCTGCCCCTCATCTTCACATATGTCCCCATGGCTGATTCTGTCAGTAATGACAAGGTTTTTGCCCTATTTTACACCATGATTGCCCCCATGTTCAACCCTCTTATCTACACGCTGAGAAACACAGACATGAAGAATGCCATGAAGAAATTGTGGTGCCGAGACATACAGCGTGAAGAGAAATGAAGTCTCTGGAGTTCAAATACTTGCCTGGATCTtgttctatccccctaaccctaaTGTCAACAAATACAGCATGTACAGGGAGCTTTTGTGCTTTCATCAAAAACTGCAAGACTtcggacacctgggttgctcgtttggttggacaactgcctttggctctgggatcctggagtcctggaatcaagtcctacatcaggctccctgctcagtgggaagtttgtgtctccctctgaccctccccctctcatgctgtctctatttctcttcttctctcattctatatctcaaataaataaagtatttttttaaaaattgcaagaCTTGAAGTTAGAAGGCCCCTCAACTACCCTCTTGCTGTTACTTTACTTTTCTGAAGTTGAATAAGGGGAACAAATCACATGACCTCCAGGCCTCTTTCGGCTTTGACATTTTGGAACTTACTGGTATTCTGGAACATTCTCTACTTCATGATTTTAGACATACTGGATATTATATCACTCTTATCAAGGCACACTGTAagattacatttttgtttgtttgtttgtttgtttgtttaagatttttgtttatttgtcagagagagacacagtgagagagggaacacaagcagggggagcagaagatggagaagcaggcttcctgctgagcagaaagcccaatgtggggctcaatcccagaaccctgagatcatgacctgaacccaaggcagatgcttaacgcctgagccacccagttgcccctaagATTACATTGTTTGACAGTTATGCCCTGCTTTAGGAAAGAGATTTTTGACTGAAAAATATATCACAGACAAAGAGAAGTCCTAAGCACTGCCTTTTTTTGGTGGTATCCATTGAAATAAAAGAAGCAATGCCAAAAAATTTACTAGTGTTATTATGTATTTTAACTCTTTACATTGCTTTTAAAATAGTGTAATGCAATGTAATTACACTATTCACACTGTCCTTATAGATGTTTTATAATTAATTCTCAGTACCCTATTGAT
Coding sequences within:
- the LOC123947959 gene encoding olfactory receptor 4P4-like — protein: MGHENITEFILMGLFSDEDERIACFVVFSLCYIAILSGNLLILLTISGSCLREQPMYFFLSYLSFMDVCFTSTVAPKLITDLLAQQKTISYNSCMAQMFYAHFFGATEIFILVAMAYDRYAAICRPLHYMVIMSRQVCYVLLMASILGAFLHSVLQVLIIIELPFCGPNQIDHYFCDVFPLLKLACTDTSLLVIVIISTTGVLSILTFVALVISYIIILSTLRTRSSQSCRKALSTCGSHITVVFMFFLPLIFTYVPMADSVSNDKVFALFYTMIAPMFNPLIYTLRNTDMKNAMKKLWCRDIQREEK